The Polyangium spumosum genome includes a window with the following:
- a CDS encoding serine/threonine-protein kinase, translated as MRLRPGDTFDRYVIEALLGEGGMGEVYQARDVRLQRRVALKVLRKDAAADPEGWQRALVRMLREARAAAALNHPNTIAIYDIGEAEKLPYLAMELIEGLSLRRLIGGGASITTRLGWLLDVARALSAAHRAGLVHRDVKPENVMLREDGTIKVLDFGIARRVHLDVDEAASTQRGAALAKFGSMRGADTVTSEGVMVGTPAYMAPEQLQGEPVDARTDQFGWGVLAYELITGCVPFGANLEGVKLLSAILHDEPPSLEGLVPPVVERVLRRAVAKRKVDRFSSMDLVVDALAPYVAAENAGGLHDALVPGESSQPETLAPEDIAPNARVLPLRAAPNPKVEIATKSESGPPPPRAAPPTHTMRSPDLDKSGRVTPAPPTPVVRVEMPGNAGKTTTAVTTLESPAMATTPPPKLGRRWARWPVLGLGAIWVVAAAVWGTFWYRQSAEPPPVEPAAPAPAATPITDLPLSGSSNPEAIAAFREGLQALRDASWEVARVAFLRATKADNGFGAAYLRLALIERFRTDTASTRIAFQRAMQLRSSMTERDQVMLDALEPLLQRDPPDLAETLERIEGASKRYPGDAELVDLQVNLQTRHEPAKLLTLTDRCLELDPKYADCWQIRALSLFQLEKEEEALAALDRCVEVVPAAVDCLRERVFARKHLGQCDRLESDVRRWITKDPSSALALSELAVALQSGGKKGPAVKAAVDQAAKKFREQGRNEAAGRLRIHHAIVSGDFEAAEQIARELERDIAGESLEEKHIVPALALVQLYEETGQDKRAAEVAERFLAQRSAWTRPVVQTAWWDPTVAFLEAKRRGGALDAAQYTSARDAWAGGAGDPKQAAVWFVGYAMPARTEAEARQALAVQPPLQPAAFYTQMAPRVEMLLGGVFFLAGDVAAALPHLEAASRSCTALDEPIWHTVAIYRLGVAREQRSDKEGACSAYRAVLDRWGRVKASVTAQSAAARARALKCAD; from the coding sequence ATGCGCCTACGCCCGGGCGACACCTTCGACCGGTACGTGATCGAGGCGCTCCTCGGCGAAGGAGGCATGGGCGAGGTGTATCAGGCGCGCGACGTGCGCTTGCAGCGCCGCGTCGCCCTGAAGGTCCTGCGCAAAGACGCCGCCGCCGATCCCGAGGGCTGGCAACGCGCCCTCGTCCGCATGCTGCGCGAGGCCCGCGCCGCCGCCGCCCTGAACCACCCGAACACCATCGCCATCTACGACATCGGCGAGGCCGAGAAGCTGCCCTACCTCGCGATGGAGCTCATCGAGGGCCTGTCGCTCCGGCGCTTGATCGGCGGCGGCGCCTCGATCACCACGCGGCTCGGGTGGCTGCTCGACGTGGCCCGCGCCCTCTCCGCCGCCCACCGCGCCGGCCTCGTCCACCGCGACGTGAAGCCCGAAAACGTGATGCTTCGCGAGGACGGCACCATCAAGGTCCTCGACTTCGGCATCGCCCGGCGCGTGCACCTCGACGTCGACGAGGCCGCCTCCACGCAGCGCGGCGCCGCCCTCGCGAAGTTCGGGTCGATGCGCGGCGCCGACACGGTGACGAGTGAAGGCGTCATGGTCGGAACCCCCGCGTACATGGCGCCCGAGCAGCTCCAGGGGGAGCCGGTCGACGCGCGGACCGATCAGTTCGGCTGGGGCGTGCTCGCGTACGAGCTCATCACCGGCTGCGTGCCCTTCGGCGCGAACCTCGAGGGGGTCAAGCTGCTCTCGGCCATCCTGCACGACGAGCCCCCGTCGCTCGAAGGCCTCGTGCCGCCGGTGGTCGAGCGCGTGCTCCGGCGCGCCGTCGCCAAGCGCAAGGTCGACCGGTTCTCCTCGATGGACCTCGTGGTCGACGCGCTCGCGCCTTACGTCGCCGCCGAGAACGCCGGCGGGCTGCACGACGCCCTCGTCCCCGGGGAGTCCTCGCAGCCGGAGACGCTGGCCCCCGAGGACATCGCGCCCAACGCGCGCGTGTTGCCGCTCCGGGCGGCGCCAAACCCCAAGGTCGAGATCGCCACGAAGTCGGAGTCCGGCCCGCCGCCGCCGCGCGCCGCGCCCCCCACGCACACGATGCGCTCGCCCGACCTCGACAAGAGCGGGCGCGTCACGCCGGCGCCGCCGACGCCCGTCGTGCGCGTGGAGATGCCGGGAAACGCGGGGAAGACCACGACGGCCGTGACCACGCTCGAATCGCCCGCGATGGCGACGACGCCTCCGCCGAAGCTCGGGCGGCGGTGGGCGCGGTGGCCCGTGCTCGGGCTCGGCGCGATCTGGGTCGTGGCCGCGGCGGTGTGGGGGACGTTCTGGTATCGACAGAGCGCCGAGCCGCCGCCCGTGGAGCCCGCCGCGCCCGCGCCCGCGGCGACGCCGATCACGGATCTGCCGCTCTCCGGATCGTCGAACCCCGAGGCGATCGCCGCGTTCCGGGAGGGCCTGCAGGCCTTGCGGGACGCGTCCTGGGAGGTCGCGCGGGTGGCGTTCCTGCGCGCGACGAAGGCCGACAATGGGTTTGGCGCGGCATATCTGCGATTGGCGCTGATCGAGCGGTTCCGCACCGACACGGCGAGCACGCGGATCGCGTTCCAGCGCGCGATGCAGCTCCGGAGCTCCATGACGGAGCGGGATCAGGTCATGCTCGACGCGCTCGAGCCTCTCCTGCAGCGGGACCCGCCGGACCTGGCCGAGACGCTCGAGCGGATCGAGGGCGCGTCGAAGCGGTACCCCGGGGACGCCGAGCTCGTCGATTTGCAGGTGAACCTGCAGACGCGGCACGAGCCGGCGAAGCTGCTGACGCTCACCGACCGCTGCCTGGAGCTCGACCCCAAGTATGCGGACTGCTGGCAGATCCGGGCCTTGTCGCTTTTCCAGCTCGAGAAGGAAGAGGAGGCGCTCGCGGCGCTCGATCGTTGCGTCGAGGTCGTGCCGGCGGCGGTGGATTGCCTGCGCGAGCGGGTCTTCGCGCGCAAACACCTCGGCCAATGCGACAGGCTCGAGAGCGACGTGCGGCGCTGGATCACCAAGGACCCGAGCTCGGCGCTCGCCTTGAGCGAGCTCGCCGTGGCCCTGCAGTCGGGCGGGAAGAAGGGCCCGGCCGTGAAGGCGGCCGTCGACCAGGCGGCGAAGAAATTCCGCGAGCAGGGGCGCAACGAGGCGGCCGGTCGGCTGCGGATCCACCACGCCATCGTGTCCGGCGATTTCGAGGCGGCCGAGCAGATCGCCCGCGAGCTCGAGCGGGACATCGCGGGCGAGTCGCTCGAGGAGAAGCACATCGTCCCGGCCCTCGCGCTCGTCCAGCTTTACGAGGAGACGGGCCAGGACAAACGAGCCGCCGAGGTGGCGGAGCGGTTCCTCGCGCAGCGCTCGGCCTGGACCCGGCCGGTCGTGCAGACGGCCTGGTGGGATCCGACCGTGGCCTTTCTGGAGGCCAAGCGGCGGGGAGGCGCGCTCGACGCCGCGCAATACACCTCGGCGCGCGACGCGTGGGCGGGCGGCGCGGGGGACCCGAAGCAGGCGGCCGTCTGGTTCGTCGGGTATGCGATGCCCGCCCGGACGGAGGCCGAGGCGCGGCAGGCCCTCGCGGTGCAGCCGCCGCTCCAGCCCGCGGCGTTTTATACACAAATGGCGCCGCGGGTGGAGATGCTCCTCGGCGGCGTGTTTTTCCTCGCCGGCGACGTGGCGGCGGCGCTGCCGCACCTCGAGGCGGCTTCTCGCTCCTGCACGGCCCTCGACGAGCCCATCTGGCATACCGTGGCGATCTACCGGCTCGGCGTCGCGCGCGAGCAGCGGAGCGACAAGGAGGGGGCGTGTTCGGCCTATCGGGCCGTCCTCGATCGCTGGGGGCGGGTGAAGGCGTCGGTCACGGCCCAGAGCGCCGCGGCCCGGGCGAGAGCGTTGAAATGCGCCGACTGA
- a CDS encoding acyl-CoA mutase large subunit family protein produces MAHDDARALETDERRFSNGGGGESLGLDDEGLRALRVALAAWRIGPVAEAERKVKPRLQKFTTWSGLEVLDVATPADKRTHYKADLGLPGEYPFTRGVQPTMYRGKLWTMRMFAGFGTPEQTNQRFKYLLAEGQTGLSTAFDFPTLMGYDSDSPRSLGEVGMCGVAVDTLRDMEVLFDGIPLDKVTTSMTINGPAVVLLAFYIALADKRGIPRDKIGGTVQNDCLKEFIAQHAWVVGPRPAMRIVTDMIEFCSREVPRWNTVSISGYHIREAGATAAQELAFTIADGLAYVESCITRGLDVDEFAPRLSFFFDVHNDFFEEIAKFRAARRMWARFMRERYGARKAESLKLRTHAQTAGVSLTAQQPHNNVVRVALQALAAVLGGTQSLHTNSLDETYALPTEEAVTIALRTQQIIAEESGVANTIDPLGGSYHVEWLTDKLETEALDYIRRIDEMGGMVAAVEKGYPQREIAASAYRFQREVEEDQRVIVGVNKFVSSDPKNIPLLKIDETVQRTQCENLARVKASRDADAVREALSAVREAAKGTANLMPPIIAAAKAYCTEQEICDVLREVMGTHSDPAEF; encoded by the coding sequence ATGGCACACGACGACGCACGCGCGCTCGAGACCGACGAGCGGCGCTTTTCGAACGGCGGCGGTGGGGAGAGCCTCGGGCTCGACGACGAGGGCCTGCGCGCCTTGCGCGTGGCGCTCGCGGCGTGGCGGATCGGCCCCGTGGCCGAGGCCGAGCGGAAGGTGAAGCCGCGGCTGCAAAAGTTCACGACATGGAGCGGCCTCGAGGTCCTCGACGTCGCCACGCCGGCCGACAAACGCACCCACTACAAGGCCGACCTCGGCCTGCCCGGCGAGTACCCGTTCACGCGCGGCGTCCAGCCGACGATGTACCGGGGCAAGCTCTGGACGATGCGCATGTTCGCCGGGTTCGGCACGCCCGAGCAGACGAACCAGCGCTTCAAATACCTGCTCGCCGAGGGCCAGACGGGCCTCTCGACCGCCTTCGATTTCCCGACCTTGATGGGGTACGACTCCGACTCGCCCCGCTCGCTCGGCGAGGTCGGCATGTGCGGCGTCGCGGTCGACACCTTGCGCGACATGGAGGTCCTCTTCGACGGGATCCCGCTCGACAAGGTCACGACCTCGATGACGATCAACGGGCCGGCGGTCGTGTTGCTCGCCTTCTACATCGCGCTCGCCGACAAGCGGGGCATCCCGCGCGACAAGATCGGCGGCACGGTGCAGAACGACTGCTTGAAGGAGTTCATCGCGCAGCACGCCTGGGTCGTCGGGCCGCGGCCGGCGATGCGCATCGTGACGGACATGATCGAGTTCTGCTCGCGCGAGGTGCCGCGCTGGAACACGGTCTCGATCAGCGGCTACCACATCCGCGAGGCCGGCGCGACGGCGGCCCAGGAGCTCGCCTTCACCATCGCGGACGGGCTCGCCTACGTGGAGAGTTGCATCACGCGTGGGCTCGACGTCGACGAGTTCGCCCCGCGCCTCAGCTTCTTCTTCGACGTGCACAACGATTTCTTCGAGGAGATCGCGAAGTTCCGCGCGGCGCGCCGCATGTGGGCGCGCTTCATGCGGGAGCGTTACGGCGCGCGCAAGGCCGAGAGCCTCAAGCTCCGCACGCACGCGCAGACGGCGGGCGTGTCGCTGACGGCGCAGCAGCCGCACAACAACGTGGTGCGCGTGGCGCTGCAGGCGCTCGCGGCGGTCCTCGGCGGGACGCAGTCCTTGCACACGAACTCGCTCGACGAGACGTACGCGTTGCCGACGGAGGAGGCCGTCACGATCGCGCTCCGGACGCAGCAGATCATCGCGGAGGAGAGCGGCGTGGCGAACACGATCGACCCGCTCGGCGGCAGCTACCACGTGGAATGGTTGACCGACAAACTCGAGACCGAGGCGCTCGACTACATCCGCCGCATCGACGAGATGGGCGGCATGGTCGCGGCCGTGGAGAAGGGGTATCCGCAGCGCGAGATCGCGGCCTCGGCCTACCGCTTCCAGCGCGAGGTCGAGGAAGACCAGCGCGTCATCGTGGGCGTGAACAAGTTCGTCTCGTCCGATCCGAAGAACATCCCGCTGCTCAAGATCGACGAGACGGTGCAGCGCACGCAATGCGAGAACCTCGCCCGGGTGAAGGCGAGCCGCGACGCGGACGCCGTACGGGAGGCGCTCTCCGCCGTGCGTGAAGCCGCGAAAGGCACGGCGAACCTGATGCCCCCGATCATCGCCGCCGCGAAGGCCTATTGCACCGAGCAGGAGATCTGCGACGTCCTGCGCGAGGTGATGGGCACGCACTCCGACCCCGCCGAGTTCTAG